The segment TACAAAGTGTGTAATCAGCCTTAAAACATAGCTCTTGTCCAAGCCCGCTAGGAATATCACAAGCTATTTTTAAAGCTTTGCTTTTAGTAATTTTTTTAAAAATTCTTTGTAAATTTTCATCTAAAGCTTTATTTAAACCACTTCCAAAAACACAATCAACTATAATGTCAAAATCTTTAAATTTAGGTTCTTTTTTTAAAAAATTAAAACCTACATTTTTTAAAATTTGCTCTTGCTTGATAAACATTGTATTTTTTTTATATGGCATAACATAGGCAAAAGCTTTTTTTAAGTGTCTAATGGCCACAAGTCCATCAGCTCCATTTCCACCAGTACCAAGCAAAAATAAAATTTTAGCATTTTTTATGTTTTTACTTTTTTTCTTAATCAAATTTGCAAGTTCTATGCCTGCATTTTCCATCATTAAAAACTCATCCAAACCTTTTTCAATAAGCTCTTTTTCATAAGAAATATTATCTTTAAATACTACTTTCATCGCTCATCTCACATTTTATAAGCTTTTGGGTTTTAGCGCCTAGCTCTTTAAGTTTTATCACTCTTGAAGCGATATTTCCACTTCCATGAGTAAGCTTTGTTTGCATATTATCTACATTTGTGTTTAATCTTTTGATGTTTTCTTTGATTTTTTCAAAATCATCTAAAACACCTGCAAATTTATCATGAAATTTGCCAAGCTCATCAAAAGCTTTTAGGATATTTTCATTACTTTGTATATTTTTCCATGAAATATTTATCGTATTTAGTGCCATAAAAAGAGTGTTTGGTGTGGTTAAATAAACCTTTTTTTTGTAAGCGTATTGATAAATTTCAAGATCTACATTTAAAATCAAATCTAAGATATTTTGATAAGGTATAAAAAGCAAAACAAACTCATAAGTGTGTTTATCATACTGCATATAAGGCTTTTTGGCTAACTCATCAATCCTTGATTTTAGATTATAAGCTAAATCAAGGCAAGTGTTTTGACTAACATCTTCAAAAGCAAAATCACTTGGCAAAGAAAATTTTGCATCTATGATTATACTTTTTTGTTTATCTAAAAATACTACCGCATCAGGAATATAGGTTTTACCCTCATCTTGAAATCTCTCTTGCAATTTATACTGCACGCCCTCTACCAAACCACTATTTTCTAAAACAGATTTTAGTTGCAATTCTGCAAAATTACCACGAATTTTTTTATCACCCTTTAAAATTTTAGCTAGCTTATCTGCATTTTCTGTCATATTTTGACTAAATTTAAACATATTATCAATATGAGTTTTAAGACTAACTTCATTTGAATTTAGTCTTTCATTGTATTCTTTAACGCTTTTTTTCACAGGCAAGAAAATTTCTTCTAAGATTTTTTTTGTATCCTCATTAAGCATAAGTTTGTTTTGGTTTAAAATATTAGCATTTTGTTTTTGTAAATTTTGTTCTAATTCTTGTTTTAATTCTACTAAGCTTTGCTTGTATTTTTCTTCTAGTTTTATTAAAGTTTGGGTATATTCTTCTTTTAAATTCGCACGCTCTTTTAAATGTATATTTAAAAGTTCTTGCTGGGTTTGTTCTTTTTGAGCTAATTTTGCTTCTAAAGCCTCATTTTTAGACAAATATAATATTTTTTCATCTAAAAGTTTGGAATTTTTTTCTATGAGTGTAGTTTTTTCAAACTCTAAATTAGCAAGTTGATTTTGCAAGGCTATATTGCTTTGGTTTAAAAACTCTAATTTTGCTTTTTCTTTTTGACTTTTAAACGCATACCATATAAAAGCTAAAACTACAATAGCTAAAAAGGCTATCAAGATATTTTCCATTTTTAAGCCTTTGTTTTTTCAATAAGAAAATAAATATTTTTTTCATTACCTTCTTTAAATTGTTTCATTTGTGGTAAAAACTCTTTTACCAATGCTCTAAAATTTTTAAAACCAAAATTTTGAGGGATAAAATTTGCGTGTTTTCTATTCATATTGGTGCGAATTTGAGCATATTCAGCACGACCTTTTTCTTCTATTAAGGCTTCTGTGATATTGATTAAATCTTTGATATATTCTTTAGTGCTTAATATTTTTTCTTTAGATTCATCTTGATCTAAATAAAAAAATTCACTAAAAGAATTCACATAAGATTTTACAGCTTGTTTTAAACCCATACCTATAACTTGCTTTTTACCCTCTTTAAGCCTTTGGATTAAACTAGTATAATCACTATCGCTTGAAACAATGACAAAAATATCAATATCTTTTTCATAAAAAAAACTCATAATCTCAGTGATTAAGTACATATCACTTGAGTTTTTATTAGCTATAAAATTAAATTGCTGCATAGCGATAATAGAATATTGTGCGATTTGTTCTTTCCAATTTTGTATATTTTTTTGTGTCCAATCTCCATAAATTCGTTTTATAACAATTTCTCCATAATCAGAAGCGATATCAAAAATAGATTTTGCATATTTTGAAGGAATATTTTCTGCATCAATAAAGATCGCCACGCTTTTGTTATCCATTTTTTCTCCTATGTAGTTCTCATTCTAAAACTTAATGCTTTTAAAATATGAGTTTTTAAAATCAACTCGCTTTGCTCTAAATCTGCAATAGTTCTTGCTACTTTTATGGTTTTATTTACCCCTCTTTGAGAAAGATTATATGAATTTATAGCCTTTTGTAAAATTTCATTCGCAGTAGAATCTAAAATACAAAATTGCTTCAGTTGTTCATCATTTAATTTAGCATTAAATTCTTCTTGTTTTCTTTGCTTTTGAAATAAAAATCCTTTAAAAACCATTTCACTCATCTGTTTAGAGCTTAAACTTGTTTTATCTTCATGCGAAATCTCATCCATAGCTACATAAAGATCAATTCTATCTAAAATAGGAGATGAAATTTTATTTTTATATTTTTTAATTTCCATCTCTTGGCAACGACATGCAAGACTTTTAGAAAATAAATTTCCACAAGGACAGGGATTTTGCGCACAAGCAAATAAAAATTTAGTTTCATAAATTACTTTGGTATTAACTCTTGAAATAAGAATTTTAAAATCCTCTAGCGGCTCTCTTAAACTTTCTATGATTTGTTTTGAAAAATGGGGAAACTCATCAAAAAACAAAACCCCTCCATTTGCAAGCGCTATTTCTCCTATCTTGGCATTTTTGGTTCCTCCACCAAAAATACTAGCCCTAGTACTTGTATGATGAGGACTTCTAAAAACCCTACTAGCACTAAAATCATCGTCTAAAGAATTTAATGACTTATAGGCATTTTGAGCTAAAATTTCCTTCAAACTTTGCGGTGGCATGATGAAAGGAAGTCTTTTAGCACACATACTTTTACCACTACCTGGACTACCTTCAAATAAAATATTATGCATACCCAAAGCTGCTATTATACAAGCAAATTTAGCATTTTCTTGACCCTTAACTTCTTTAAAATCATAAGGGTAAATAGAATTTTTTATATATTTTTGATTATTAATTTCTATGGCATTTTCAAATAAAGGATGGGCATTATTTATATGATAATTCTCATAATTTTTTTCTTTAAAAAAATCCATAGCTTGAGCTAAATTTTCCAAAGCATAGATTGTTAAGTTGGGTATCATCGAAGCTTTTTGTGCAATAGCTTTTGGTACTACTACTTTGGCATTTTGTACTTTTGCACTTAAAAAAAGCAAGATAGAAAATAAACTAGCAGTACTTTTAATACTACCATCTAAACCAAGTTCTCCAAAAACAAAAAAGTCATCTAAATTTTCTTTTTGAAATAAAATCAAAATCGCAATAGCCAAATCAAAATGAGAGCCATTTTTAGGGATATCTGATGGACTAAGATTGATAGTGATTTTTTGAGCTGGGAAATTGAAATTTTGACTTAGTAAAGTTGCCTTAACTCTTTCTGTGCTTTCTTTGATGGTAGAATTTGCAAGACCCACTATACTAAAACCTGGCAAACCTCTTGTGAAAGTTGATTCTACATCGATAATATCAAGCTCTGTAGAAAAACTTGCACATTTTAGTTTTTTCATTTGTTCTTTTTGGATTTTTTCTTAAAGTCTTTATCAAATTTTTGGCGTTTTAAAAAAGAAAGTTTTTCTATAAACAAATGCCCATCAAGATGATCAACTTCATGTTGAATAGCCACTGCTAAAAAATCATGCGCTTGCAAACTTTGTGGCTTTCCAAACCTATCTTGATAATCAAGTTGTATATTTTTATAACGCATTACATCTTCATAAAAACCTGGTATACTTAAACAACCTTCATTGCAAGAAATTTTTTCATCATCCAAAGGTGTTATAATAGGATTAATAATTTCTAAAAGAGTTTGCTTATCCTCTTTTTGCTCACCTTCTTCATCACCAATATCTACAAGCAAAGCTCTAATTGGCACATCAATTTGAATAGCAGCCAAGCCTACGCCCTTATTAGCTATCATTGTTTCATACATATCATCTAAAAGTATATGTAAATCTTTATCAAAATTTTCTACTTTTTTTGACTCTAAAAATAATCTTGGATTAGGATAGGTAATTATTTTTCT is part of the Campylobacter sp. CNRCH_2014_0184h genome and harbors:
- the rmuC gene encoding DNA recombination protein RmuC; its protein translation is MENILIAFLAIVVLAFIWYAFKSQKEKAKLEFLNQSNIALQNQLANLEFEKTTLIEKNSKLLDEKILYLSKNEALEAKLAQKEQTQQELLNIHLKERANLKEEYTQTLIKLEEKYKQSLVELKQELEQNLQKQNANILNQNKLMLNEDTKKILEEIFLPVKKSVKEYNERLNSNEVSLKTHIDNMFKFSQNMTENADKLAKILKGDKKIRGNFAELQLKSVLENSGLVEGVQYKLQERFQDEGKTYIPDAVVFLDKQKSIIIDAKFSLPSDFAFEDVSQNTCLDLAYNLKSRIDELAKKPYMQYDKHTYEFVLLFIPYQNILDLILNVDLEIYQYAYKKKVYLTTPNTLFMALNTINISWKNIQSNENILKAFDELGKFHDKFAGVLDDFEKIKENIKRLNTNVDNMQTKLTHGSGNIASRVIKLKELGAKTQKLIKCEMSDESSI
- a CDS encoding NYN domain-containing protein, translating into MDNKSVAIFIDAENIPSKYAKSIFDIASDYGEIVIKRIYGDWTQKNIQNWKEQIAQYSIIAMQQFNFIANKNSSDMYLITEIMSFFYEKDIDIFVIVSSDSDYTSLIQRLKEGKKQVIGMGLKQAVKSYVNSFSEFFYLDQDESKEKILSTKEYIKDLINITEALIEEKGRAEYAQIRTNMNRKHANFIPQNFGFKNFRALVKEFLPQMKQFKEGNEKNIYFLIEKTKA
- a CDS encoding YifB family Mg chelatase-like AAA ATPase codes for the protein MKKLKCASFSTELDIIDVESTFTRGLPGFSIVGLANSTIKESTERVKATLLSQNFNFPAQKITINLSPSDIPKNGSHFDLAIAILILFQKENLDDFFVFGELGLDGSIKSTASLFSILLFLSAKVQNAKVVVPKAIAQKASMIPNLTIYALENLAQAMDFFKEKNYENYHINNAHPLFENAIEINNQKYIKNSIYPYDFKEVKGQENAKFACIIAALGMHNILFEGSPGSGKSMCAKRLPFIMPPQSLKEILAQNAYKSLNSLDDDFSASRVFRSPHHTSTRASIFGGGTKNAKIGEIALANGGVLFFDEFPHFSKQIIESLREPLEDFKILISRVNTKVIYETKFLFACAQNPCPCGNLFSKSLACRCQEMEIKKYKNKISSPILDRIDLYVAMDEISHEDKTSLSSKQMSEMVFKGFLFQKQRKQEEFNAKLNDEQLKQFCILDSTANEILQKAINSYNLSQRGVNKTIKVARTIADLEQSELILKTHILKALSFRMRTT
- the def gene encoding peptide deformylase, producing MIRKIITYPNPRLFLESKKVENFDKDLHILLDDMYETMIANKGVGLAAIQIDVPIRALLVDIGDEEGEQKEDKQTLLEIINPIITPLDDEKISCNEGCLSIPGFYEDVMRYKNIQLDYQDRFGKPQSLQAHDFLAVAIQHEVDHLDGHLFIEKLSFLKRQKFDKDFKKKSKKNK